The sequence below is a genomic window from Colletotrichum destructivum chromosome 4, complete sequence.
ATATTGACCGGCCGGCTATCTCTCCCGAGTCTTTTTCTATGGAAGTCTTGGCTAACACGGGCCTTTGTTACCTTTAGCTCCTCTGGCTCGCAACGTGAGTGGAGTCCTCGTCCCAATTGAGACTGAATCGTGCGATCCCTGAACGTCTCACACAGATACAAAAACAACCGTGCACTTCGTCACGAGCAACAGCTTGAGTAGAGGCTAGTGACATGCTGTTGGTGGGTAGATAATTGCAACATTGCTGGGTGAAGCCAACCTCAGCCAAGTGCTCGACTTGTGGGTATAGTGAAGGGAACAGACCAGAGATGATATCCTGTCTAAGATCAAGTGTAAGCATGAGCTATTGTTAGTCATTATTTGAAGCAGAGGGATCACACGGCGATGATCTTAACGGTTCAATAAATATGTCTAGATCTACAACTCACATGATCATTGGAAGAAGTCACTGTGCAAGCAGATCATATCTCATTACGCTCTATAAATCAAAACAGACCTAGCGGAAATAACGATACACGCAGTTATCATGTTAAACTTTGGAAATCATCGACAATCCTTAGCTCTCCCAGCAATCGCTTCCTTGCTATTGAGGACTGGGTCCCGCATTCAGTCCTGACGCAGTCGACGAACGGGACGAGGGAACGGCTTTCCAGGCCAGCTGCAAATCTTCGATATAGACTTCGGCAAGACCGAACCCCCTGCTCTTGATCGTGTCCAACAGCGATATGACACGGAGTCTGTCGAGAGAGTGCCGCATCTCCAGGCCAATGACCAAAAGCTGGTCGATGTAAATGaaggcctcgacgcccgcaTGCGGCATTCTTTTCTCGATGTGTTCCAAATTGGAGTGGGCATATTCCAGTATGTCCGATTCGTGGAGGGCCTGCTTGGAAACCGAGGCATTTTGCCACAGGGGGTGGGCAAACAACCGAAGCGCGGATATCTTGAAGTTGAGACTGGTAGACATGAACATGTCGTAGGAGGTGTCGTAGCTACTCTTGATATCCTTCACGTCATCTTCAAGCTCCTGAAGAGACTCGAGCAGTTCCGACGCCTGTTGTATAATTTTCTGTCCGACAGCAAGATGATTTGCGTACGATGGCTCAGCGTCGTTTCTGGATCCTGGCACGGCCCCGTACTCACTTTCCCGGTTGAGCCACGTATTAGACCTAATCGGTGGAGTGAGCAATTTAGGAGGCGAACACTGTCTAGGGGGAACAAGCCTTACTGCGCGTTGATGTCTGTGAAGGCAGCAAGAAACGTACAGTGGCATTCGAACAGCAACGCCACGTGCGCGTCGACTGGCGTGACCTCGCTCTTCAGCTTCTTGAAGTCTACCACCGTCTTGTGCCATTGGGCTTCTGTAAAGACGCTTCTGGAGTCGCGCATGAGGCATCCCAACCCTTCAAGGACCcggaagagcagcagcacggaCTTGTCAACCCGTGTCGAGAACCCGCGGGCCCCGCGAGGTTGCACAACAAGGTGAGCCACCTGGTCGAGCACTTCCAAGGCCCTTAGGATGGCCTTGGATCCCCGACTGCTCATCATCTGTGTCGAGGTTAGCCAGGAAAGATCAACTCTCGGACTGTTCCGGTACATGCCTGCAGCAgacagaagaagacggcaaGGTGCAGCAGGGACTTGTCCAGGTGCGGACTGGGTTGTTGAAGACGCTTCTGAATGTTATCATAGATCTCGCGCTGCTCTACCTCCATGAGCAGTACGTCGCTCTTCTGGACGGTAGCTAGCTGCAAGCCTCTGGTGGCATACACATTGCCGATACAGGAGAGGACTGTTCGGATACCACTGTCTTCTTCGGACCAACGGAGGAGTTCGGGGGCCGAAAACAGATCGGTAATTGGTGTAGGAGTGTCCCCAACGAACTGCTGGACCAGAGCTAGACTTCCTGGAGTAGCTGTTGTGGATATGAATGGTCCCTCTGGTGCATCGATGACGGCGGAGGTCGGCCCGTCTTGAGTGATGGTTCCGGGCTCGGTTACCTTCCGATAAGCTTGACTCCGGCATACCGTCAGCCGGTGTTTACAGGCAACGCATGGTCGACCACCTTCACACTATTGATCAAATTCGTATCAGCACGCCGGCTCGAAGCCCAaacggggagggaggggttgtAAGTGTGGCTGCGACCTGCCTTGGTCCGACGTATACGGCACTGCTCACACCGACGTAGCCGGAGACGCTTATCCAAAGGCCCGATACTTGGGGCTTTTTGTTGCCCACACGGTGATGATCTCGGCATAATGACGagactggactgggtgaggAAAGGGGTGATTATCCTCGAAGTGAGATCGTTGCGACGGTGGTAGATGCCCGAGACGATTGCCGAATTCCGTCCACATTACGGTCAAGATTGGAAGTTTCCTCGGCACTGTTATTGTAGTCTTGTAAGAATCAGTAATCAGCATCTCGTTGACGCGTCGCTCGCAACTACTCACTGGGAATAGGGGCAGGATGCGGACCGAGCTGGTAGAGCAAAGCTTAACTGCCCGCAGCCACCGACAGGTCGGACCGGGCTAACCGCTTTCGGTAGTCATCGCGCGATCCCTGCAACAACCTGCCCTACCGTCCGGCGACTCCCGCAGCTCGTTCGGGCAGTTAGTCTTGCTTCAGACTTTGAGTATTATTGATGGGACGCGCTTGCTACAAGGTAGAGGTCTGTGCCAGAAAGGCTATGGCCTCTCCAAGATCCATGCCGCTATGGTATGATGGAAGTATAATTCTGCGAGTGATCAACAAGACTTTGTCCTTGGACAATATGCATCATCCCTGGCGTTGGCATCTGAAATCCATGGAGCATCATGTGTGAGAGGCTTGAGCAAGTCACTGACCAATGCCGAAATGTGCTGCATATCTCTGCAGCTGGATATTTGGTGACCCTCTTGGGATTCCCTTGAGTTTCCCTAGAGTCGATTGAAGCCATCTCGAGAAAAGCATACACGTAAGACGGGCTGACTTCAGATAGGGTTCAAGACAAGCCAGGATCAGGATGCAACAAAACTAAGAGATCGGAGCTAACGAGAAATCATGATTCAGGTGTGTAAAAATTGAACAAAGGTAGCTGATGGCAGCAATCATACTCTATATACAGAAATACAAGGGCGGGGCATAAGTGCATGACAAGTACAAATCCTTATCCCCAGATTACCTGACTCGATAGACAAGTCGCCGCCTCTCAGGCGCTCTTCACAATCAGGTCGGCCGCTCTCTCGGCGACAGCGTACAGGGTGCTGACAAGGTGTCCGCAGACCTGGAACGGCAGGACCGAGGCATCGACCACGCGGACGTTGGAGGTGCCGTAGACCTTCAggttggcgtcgacgacgccgcccttctcgcgGGACATCATCgcggcggtgccgacggGGTGGAAGTTGGAGCGGTAGTTGCCCTTGATGTAGCCCTCCCAgccctcgacatcggcgTCCTCGGAGACGACGTCCGCGCCGGGACGGGTCTCGGtcccggcgagggcggagaACGGGGCCGTGCCGTACAGCTTGCGGATGAACTTGGCGATCTGGACCTGCTCGAGCAGGTCCCAGTCGAGAAGGAAGTAGTTGGGGttgatgacggcgttggAGGTGGACGCCTCGCCGATGTGGACGCTGCCGCGGGCGAAGGGTAGGAGACCCCAGTACTCGCTGCTCCAggtgccctcggcggcgttgacgaggacctcggcgacggggatgCGGGACTCGAAGATGAGGGACCACTGCATCTCGAAGAACTCgagcaggtcggcggcgcgggtgacgttgccgttggcggaggcgacggtggcggcgtaGGCGGGGAGGGCGTCCTTGatctgggcggcgacggcctcgacgtcgtcgtcgtcaaagatGTGAGCGACGGAGGGGTAGGCGACGGTGGTGAGGGCACCGTCGACGGTGAAGTTCTTCATGTCGAACGAGAGACCGTTGTTCATCTGGTCCTGGAGGTTCTCGCCCACGGTggggaggtcgacgacggtctgGATGCCGTGCTGCCGGAGGACGGAGGGGCGGCCGACGCCGgagagctcgaggagcaagggggagacgagggcgccggccgagaggATGACctccttgcgggccttgacgacgctgCTGGAACCGTTGGCGGAGatgacctcgacgccgtcggcggtgggGACGGTGGCGTTGTCCTTCCAAGTGAGCTTCTGGGCACGGGTGTTCAAgaggacgccgaggttgGTCCGGTTCTGGTAGGGGTAGTAGTaggcgcgggcggcgtccTCGCGGACGGCGCGCTCCTGGTCGACGGTCCgggggaagacggagaagccgACCATGTTTCCGCCGTTGACGTCCTCGTTCCAGGGCAGGCCGAGGTTCTGGAAGGTGGAGTTCAGGACCGTGGGGACGGTTCCGTTGGTCTGGCCGTAGGTCCATCCCGTCAGGAGGgggccgtcctcgccatgGAGCTCGGCCTGGTActcgaggtggccggcgACCTGGCGGGCGGGCTCGGGGGTCTGGAAATGCTCGCTCTTGAGGTAGTACGGGAAAAGAGCGTCCCAGTTCCAGCCCTCGTTTCCAAGCTGCTCCCAGGCGTCGATCTGAGAAGCCTCGGCACGGGTGTAGGCCAGTCCTGATTGCTGTCAGCTTGGGCTCACTTGTCTGTCTTCCGTATGAACGAACCGTTGATGGTGCTGGTTCCTCCCAACGCCTTGGCGGCCCGCATGGTCTGGACCGAGCCACCGCCATACGTCTGGTTCGTCGTCTGGAAGGCGAAGTCGATTTCGGTGCCGAAGGCGAGACCGTATCCGTTGGGGTTGgtgacgttgacgttgtcGAAAACGGAGCCGCCAGCTTCGATGATCAGAACCGAGACGGCGGGATTCTCGGACAGGCggttggcgagggcgagaccgCTGGTACCGCCTCCCACGATCACGTAGTCGGGGCTGTTGGTGGAGTTGGTGAAGCGgactgccgctgccgctgccccCGAAAGGAGGGCGGAGGTCGTGAGGAGGCCTCTCATGATGAATCGTGTGCGGTGGTTATATTGCCCTGTCAGTGAGCGAGAGTTGGCTTGAGGCAAAAGAACGTGGGACGCTTGGGGAGACTGAGCAACAACACTTCCGGTAAACCAGGAGGTGTTGATGCCTTTTTATCTAACATGTCCACAACCGGGCATAGAAAATTTCTCAACGTTTCGACTTGACCTGAGCCTTTCCAAGTTTCCCTCATCACGTCACCCACATCGACCCATCCAGGTCCCATCCCGATGAACCGGATTACACGGGGAGACCGTCGCGGAGCATCGACTGGAGCATTCTGTTGGGTATATGTGACTGCTCTTTCTTCAGCGCAATCTAGACGAGCgaccgcccccccccccccccttactCAAGGCTCGGTGAAGTGGGGGTGCGGCGTCGCTGTCGATGCCGAATATACCGGGGCTGCGCGGTGAAGAATCTCATTGGGTATCGCCGAGCTTGATCGGACCGATCCACCGGTAGTTGGCAGGGAAAAACGTATGCTTATCAATTATTGGAATTCAATGATCCAGGGATCTAGAGCTCGTAAGAAAATGTCTGCGTAGATCAGCGGAACCCCTGCAAGGGGTGTCCTTCTCGAGTGCCCGTCAACGTGGCCGGTGaaaaggtcgaggccggcgcggaaAGAAGATGCTAGAGAGCGGGTGGCTATTCCTGAATCAAGGATTGGGCTGCACGTACTGAGTCGTTTGATGTCAGGGATCTTTAGTAACAAGGCACAAAGTGTCCGGGCCTACGTCATGCCAAAGAGCCGATGCAACCAACCTCTCGCAACGGCATGCCGCCTTTCCCATGCTATTTGGCCGGCTGGCTGGGTATTGATGCTTCGGTTTAAGCTCATGTGCCAAGCCTACGCGCCAAGTGGTGTTTATTCCAAGGATCATGCAGTGGTGGACCTGACGTTGATGGCCACGTTCAAACCGCCTCTTCTTGGTGCTCGGATTTACGGACATACACAACAAAGAGTGGGCGCAAGTTGATGAATGAAACAACAAAAAGACGGGTCTCGAGAAACGCTTCCTAAGCACGTAGGGGAATTAAGGGAATCAGAGCCCCATGTGTTGTCATGCTCGAGTCGGCCCGTCGTGTCCCAAAAACTTTCAATGATGTGGATTGGAACTGGGGCCTCTGGCTTAGATAACAAGCAATAAGCATGGCTGGCCCACCAAGCAAGAGATGACTAAACCCCCTTGTAGGAAGAGCGCGCGCTTGTGACTATTTTGAGTCTCTGGCTGCTCGGCACAACGTTTGCTTTGCATGGTACGGCATCAAAAGGTCTTAGAAATGGTCTTGTAGCCTTCGAGATTCGACCACTGTGGCATGTTCACTAACACCCCGCATCCCTGCGTCCCGCCTTTACGACGAACCCTTGGTCTTTAGGTCTGGTCTGCTTGGGCCGCGAACTCAATAAACATCTTTTCGCTGCTGACATTGCGCTTGATCCTAGCGAGGGGTTTGCTAGGATGATGTTAACCCCGAGTTGTCGTTAAGACGGTCAAGAAGTCGGACAGCTTGTTGTGGTTCCCGCAACGGCCTTGCCGTTGCCACCTTACTAGAACACTGCTTTCACGCCAACAATTATTCAGCTTTTTCGGAGCTATCCAGGCTGCAAAAATACCTCGTTTATGTCTAATGAAAACGTTGGTCAATTATTTACATAGTGATGAGTCGATGCCATTAGTGGAACGAGAAGTTCTGTAACAGAACCTAGTTGGAACGAGGAACTTCAATTTTTGTGGTAACATATTTCGCCAACTTATGAGCAAGCTGTGATTTAGAAACACTTCGACTCGACATCTTGTCAAAAGAAGTCATGTAGGGGAGACGCGACACTTGTTTGTATACGAGAACCTGGCTAGCGAGCCCATATATACACTATATCAAAGTGTTGGGGCCGAGTCACATTAATAACATAATTTGATTTGTGAAACTGAGTTGATGGTGTAACCATACGTCTTGTCGGTTCTCACGCCGGCTCCTCTACCGACTTCAACTGTTCCAGACGTTCAGAGTGAACTTCCAAACCTGCACGTCGTGAACTCACTTCCTCGGCGTGACCTTCTCAGCTAGCCTATCAAACTCGCCTTTCTCCATCACCTTCCCCTGGCCCTTGGACTTGCCCGTCAGGTGGACGAGATATCCGCCCACGGCcagccccgccgccgcaatcgccgccaacgtcgGCCTAAGCAGCCGTCAGCAAACGTCACAGGGAAACTTCCCTCggaaaaggaggggggggtaTGATTGGGTTCCAAACTCACCAGCTCTGGGACGGACCGCTGCTGGACGGCACGGGCTCCTGGCCGCCagggccgccgaggtcgccgtcgccgtcgccgccgggcttGCTCGTGCTCCACCTCACCTGCCGCGACACGGGAGAAGTAGCCGCTCTGGGGACTGGTcgcgcgagggcgagacggcgGATGGTGAGGGATCTCAGGGCTGCCATTTTTGTTGTCTGTGTGTTTGGGTATGTGTATTTCGAGGGTATTTGCGACTCTGTAAGGTTGTAAGGTAGGCTTTTTCCGGATGCAAATATTGTTCCGTCGTCCAAGAGACTATGTCGGCTCTTTTCGTGTGGTAATGTCCGAGGCGAAATGTTTGATGTCGACGATCACAGCGATATTGATGTTGCTGAACAATGGGTGAGGTTCATGTTAAGTTGAGACTGGGCACGCAATTGATTGGTAGTGACGACACCAACTCGCAAGTCGATCCGGGGGCGGAGGAAATGCGTCATATGTGCATCATCACCAGCCGCATCCACGCTCCCTTTTTGGCGTTTATCCAATCATTTTGTTACACTACCTCAGGGGGAATCTGTCCCTGATGTACCGTGCCGTGTTCTAGAAGCCGGTGCGGCTCTGTATGGACTTTTTGTAGCACTTCACCTCTTACAATCCTTCTGGACGTGGTCGAAAAGGTCTCACCTGCCACAAGCCGCTCAGGTTCCTTTCCTTGCACGGGTTTGTGAACTAAAGTCATCTATTGATGTCTATACCCGCTAAGCTAAATTACTCGGGGATTCACTGTATCCTACCCGAAATCAAGTTGCGAAAATGCCAGAACCTCCGTGAGGCCTTCTTGTCCCCTATTCCAATGCCGTGATGCGTAATACACACGGTGGATGGAGACATGGAGGAAATTCATGCGACTTGTGCCCTCGTGGAGTCGTAATAGTTAGCATCCGTCGTGCCTTGCGTAGTGGTCGCGGCTCGCCAAAACCCGCGCCGCGTCGCATCAACGAGCACGACCTGGAGGATGCAGATAATGCCACGGACACTCCCACAAGTCCATATTCGGCTCCCCCAGACTCGTCTGGCCATCGATCCTCACAACCACGGTGCGTTGAGGCTCAGCCCATGTCACCGGCAAGGAGCGCCACGCCTTGACCCGGGGCGGCGTCCAGGCCCTGGTCTTGGGCACGACACGCACTTCCGGCTCCTTCCAAAACCCCCCCTCGTCGGTCATGGGCCGCTCGTCTATGCTGAGGTCGATGGCGTGGTAGACGTCGTCCAGGATTGCGAGCAGGGCGTGGCGCTTCTGCGTCTGCTCGCGGCGCCTTCTGCCAGGTTcgcccggcggcagcgtgTTGAAGACCACGAACTTGACGAAGAGCGTCAGTTTCCGGAGGCGCGGGAAGTTGCGGATGAAACGCACGCCGGCTCGGCTGCCATCTAAGCTGTCCCAGCTCGAGTGCAGGCCCCATTGCATGGCAAGGTACTGGAGGTTGGCGAAGTGGTCGGCGTCCTTCATGTTCGGTACGGGCGGTACTAGGGTTTGTCATCAGCTCACGGGGCCTCGGGCGAAGACGAGActcaagggggggggaggcaaGACTCGGGAGGGTTGAGACTCACCTTGGTAGACCAGCAACGTATCAACGGCAAAATTGATATGAACGCCCCTGCCCTGCTTCTTGTGCTCGCGGGTCAGATACAGCACCTCTAACTGGCCCTCTCGCAAGCCCCGTCGGTTGCTGGTGACGTTCAGCAGCTCGGTGCGAGACTCACGGCAGACGTGGAGGAGGGTCGGCACGGGGCGGTAGAGGTCGAATGAGTCGTCGCTGAGCATGAGGCGCTGGTAGACGGCGAACCCCCTGGGCTGGTAGCCGGATATCGTCTTCTTGTTCAAGACGCGCGTGACGACAGCGGGTGGgcaggcggcaagggcggcaaggttCCATATCTGGGCGCGCAGctcgggcggcagcgagCCGAAGAGGTGGAAGGCCTGCAAGGGCGTTTCATCGGTGAGCTCCAGGGAAGCCAGACCGGCGCTGAGGAGGAGGTATCGTGATGACGGAGAAGCCATGGTGTATAGTGAGTCTGTGATATCAATTTTTATTACCTGTTGACTTCTTATCAAGGTAAACACAAGAGGAATTCGGCAAAGGCATGGAGAAGCAGCTGGATCAAGTCGGTCTATCTAGAACAGCTCAGTGGGTTGGTATAAATAGGACGTGGTGTGGTATCAAGGCAGATAGACCCTGAGGCGGTTAGTATGGGCGAAGTGAGTGACGAGGCACATGTAGGTGAAATTAGCAACATGAGGGAAGTGAGTGATGAGGTATACACAAATAAGATACGTAATAAGAGTGAAGTAAGTGACGCAGTATTATGTTAGTGTGGCCCGATGTTTGGGTCGAGACGAAGCATGAGAGAGATTATGTGATGGCCACGACGCGGCGAGTCTAGAAACatttttttcctcttctcctcagACTATTTTCCAGTATTCTAGGGATTGAATAGACAATTAAGTCCAACGTTGGGCGGACTAAGTCCAGAAACCGCATGATGCTAACAAGCACGAAAACAACACATAAAACGAGTCAAGGGACAACGGTATCACGCAACGGTGCAttccacgtctgactgagAGGCTCTGACCCAAGGACCAAGGAAAGAGACTTTGAAATGACGAACAAGAATCCTTGCCGTCACCGTGCTGACCGCCGTATCAATGCCCGGTGGCCGCGGACCGATACGTTCTCATCCAATCTGTCACTCTCACTCTTTCCTTGTTTGACCTTCATGACATCTGACATTCAAACAGCCTTGTTCTAAATTACGTGTGTACAACAGGTGGTCTATTTACCCTGGCCGCTGTCTCTCGGGATCACTAGCGGTACTCATGCGACGATCCACACACTTGTCTCGCACAGCTGACCCTGCCCTTCTACTTGAATGGGCTTATGCTCTATACGTTGTTGACTCTCACTCATTGGGGAACCGCGGGGGGAGGGATTCTGTTTGAATGAATTGTCTGGCTCCGACCCAAGAGGGCTAACTCATATCCATCCCGTCCTCACCCGACCTTGATCTGGCGACACCAGTCCCGCCCCTGTGACACCTGCCAGTTGCACAACTGCACCTCCAGCAAGATGCCCAAGAACCCAGCGATGCagatgccgccgctgtcgctgaCGCTCGTCGCCCCGAGGCTGAACTCGCGGTCCTCGCTCGGCACCGTCTCCATGATCTCGGCGAACGTGTTGACATAGACGGCGCCCCCGAGCAGGCC
It includes:
- a CDS encoding Putative fungal transcription factor encodes the protein MWTEFGNRLGHLPPSQRSHFEDNHPFPHPVQSRHYAEIITVTEPGTITQDGPTSAVIDAPEGPFISTTATPGSLALVQQFVGDTPTPITDLFSAPELLRWSEEDSGIRTVLSCIGNVYATRGLQLATVQKSDVLLMEVEQREIYDNIQKRLQQPSPHLDKSLLHLAVFFCLLQACTGTMMSSRGSKAILRALEVLDQVAHLVVQPRGARGFSTRVDKSVLLLFRVLEGLGCLMRDSRSVFTEAQWHKTVVDFKKLKSEVTPVDAHVALLFECHCTFLAAFTDINAQSNTWLNRESEYGAVPGSRNDAEPSYANHLAVGQKIIQQASELLESLQELEDDVKDIKSSYDTSYDMFMSTSLNFKISALRLFAHPLWQNASVSKQALHESDILEYAHSNLEHIEKRMPHAGVEAFIYIDQLLVIGLEMRHSLDRLRVISLLDTIKSRGFGLAEVYIEDLQLAWKAVPSSRSSTASGLNAGPSPQ
- a CDS encoding Putative glucose-methanol-choline oxidoreductase, glucose Oxidase, domain 2; translated protein: MRGLLTTSALLSGAAAAAVRFTNSTNSPDYVIVGGGTSGLALANRLSENPAVSVLIIEAGGSVFDNVNVTNPNGYGLAFGTEIDFAFQTTNQTYGGGSVQTMRAAKALGGTSTINGLAYTRAEASQIDAWEQLGNEGWNWDALFPYYLKSEHFQTPEPARQVAGHLEYQAELHGEDGPLLTGWTYGQTNGTVPTVLNSTFQNLGLPWNEDVNGGNMVGFSVFPRTVDQERAVREDAARAYYYPYQNRTNLGVLLNTRAQKLTWKDNATVPTADGVEVISANGSSSVVKARKEVILSAGALVSPLLLELSGVGRPSVLRQHGIQTVVDLPTVGENLQDQMNNGLSFDMKNFTVDGALTTVAYPSVAHIFDDDDVEAVAAQIKDALPAYAATVASANGNVTRAADLLEFFEMQWSLIFESRIPVAEVLVNAAEGTWSSEYWGLLPFARGSVHIGEASTSNAVINPNYFLLDWDLLEQVQIAKFIRKLYGTAPFSALAGTETRPGADVVSEDADVEGWEGYIKGNYRSNFHPVGTAAMMSREKGGVVDANLKVYGTSNVRVVDASVLPFQVCGHLVSTLYAVAERAADLIVKSA
- a CDS encoding Putative 2EXR domain-containing protein, with amino-acid sequence MASPSSRYLLLSAGLASLELTDETPLQAFHLFGSLPPELRAQIWNLAALAACPPAVVTRVLNKKTISGYQPRGFAVYQRLMLSDDSFDLYRPVPTLLHVCRESRTELLNVTSNRRGLREGQLEVLYLTREHKKQGRGVHINFAVDTLLVYQVPPVPNMKDADHFANLQYLAMQWGLHSSWDSLDGSRAGVRFIRNFPRLRKLTLFVKFVVFNTLPPGEPGRRRREQTQKRHALLAILDDVYHAIDLSIDERPMTDEGGFWKEPEVRVVPKTRAWTPPRVKAWRSLPVTWAEPQRTVVVRIDGQTSLGEPNMDLWECPWHYLHPPGRAR